The Leptolyngbya sp. 'hensonii' genomic interval GGGGGCAGGGGGGTGAGGGCAATCAGGAGTTTATCGGTGTTATTTAATTCTCATTCCCTAGTAATTCACCCGTCCGTTATCGATACGATCGGCGCTTCCGAATATCCATCCTGTTGGCCAGACCTGCATCCCCCCAATCCAGAGAATGACTCCGCTCTGGGGGCACCACCGTCACAATCGGTTTCTTAGTCCGCTTTGAAACCAACTTCATTCGCCCCTTTCCCTTGGCCCCTGCACTTGGCATCTGATCCCGCAAGGGGACATAGGAGCTAGACTTGGTTGCGATCGCCGAATAACTCGACATTGTTTGAGGCAACCGAGGAGACTGGGGCTTGGCCGGAGGCTTTGGCTTAGCCTGAACTTGCGGATTGCCCTGATTTCTTTTCTGTGAGGGAAATTGCTGGCCAGCAGGCTTTTTGGAGGCTACAGGCTTGGTCGCCTGGAGGGGCGAACGATCGGCAGCCTGACGCTGCTTCGGCACAAACGGATAGTGGGACGATAGATGATTCCTGGACCGCTTTGGTTTGCGACTGCGACCCAAATGGGTTAAACGACGCAGAATGATAAATGACCCAATGGAACAGCCCAGGGCGATCGCTGCGACCAACCAGGAAGTACCCAGATCAGTCAGACCGGGCTGATAAATGAAAATAGGTTCAGAAGACTGAATTGAAGATTGAGACGTTGTGGCCTGAAGGGTTGGTGCACCCTCTAAGCCGGGGCTCAAAATACCAGAAATAGCCAACCAGGTTACCAGGGCCAAAATCAACCAGAGACCGCCCCAGAAGAGAATAGGCCATCGGTAACAGACTATAAAAGCCCAAACCAGCACGCCACGCTTACGAGGGCGGCTGCTAGGCGGTTTTACTACAGATGGCTGCCGGGAGGGCTTAGACACAGGAAGGCTTAGCTCTGTTTTTTCTTCAGAGTACACTCTAAGGAAGTCGGATCGTCAAGTCATTCATCAGGAAAGAGATACAGAAGTTCAAAGTTCAAGGGGCCGATTCCGTTCCAAAGCCAGTTGCACCAGTTGATGTACCAGGTCTGGGAAAGTCACCCCTGTTGCTTCCCAGAGGCGAGGGTACATACTGGTAGCCGTGAACCCTGGCAAGGTATTGATTTCGTTTAAGAATACCTCTTCTGTAGCCTGAACATAGAAGAAGTCAACCCTGGCCAGCCCAGCGGCATCGATCGCCCGAAACGCCTGAATCGCCATAGTCTGAATCTGCTCTCCGATCGCAGGGGGCAAATCTGCCGGAATCATCAGATCTGCCTTGCCTTCGGTATATTTGGTTTCATAATCGTAGAAATCACTCTGATAGGTAATCTCCCCAATCACAGAAGCTCGGGGTTGATCATTCCCCAGAATGGCACATTCCACCTCGCGCGGTGAAGGAACGCCCGCTTCGACAATCAGACGCCGATCGTAGCTGGCCGCACTATCCAGAGCTGCTTCCAGTTGGGCTCTTGTCCTGACTTTAGAAATCCCTACAGAGGATCCCAAATTGGCTGGCTTGACAAAACAGGGATAGCCCAAAGCCGCTTCGATCTCGTCACAGAGTTTGGGATAGATACAGGGGTTAGACCAGATCTGAGCCCGCTCTACCATCACATACTTGACCTGGGGCAGCCCTGCTTGGGCAAAAACTGTTTTCATCGCAATCTTATCCATCCCTGCCGCCGATGCCAGCACAGCAGAACCAACGAAAGGAACCTGGTTTAACTGCAAAAGCCCCTGAATCGTTCCATCTTCACCATTCGGACCATGCAGAATCGGAAACCAGACCTCAATGTCAGCGGCTTCACCTGGAAATTGCCAGCGGGCCTGAGCCGACAAGTGGGCAGAGGGGGTCGCAAGGGGAACAGCCGTCTCCAGCACCTGTTGTGCGATCGAGCCCGCTTCCCAATACCCATCCTTCCGAATGTAAAAAGGCAAGACGGTATAGGCGGCAGCATTGGCATCAGTCCTGAGGGCCTGAGCGATCGCCTGGGCCGATCGAATCGACACTTCATGCTCACCGGAACGCCCCCCAAACAGAAGGCCCACCTGCAATTTCGCCATAATAAATCCCCGAATCGAATGCCGTTCAGATTATCACAAATTACCCACAGGTTCGCCCGTCAAACTGAAGGCCCGCACCTCTGTAATTCGAACCGGGATCAGGCAGCCCTTGAGGCCAGTCAGATCCCCCGGAAAGTAGGTCAGCCGATTGCCACGGGTTCGCCCCATCACCTGGCCTGGATCCTTGGGGTTCCGGTCCTCCACCAGCACTTCCTCCACCCGGCCCAGGTAACGCTGGGAGCGCTCTGCGGCCTGCTGAGACACCAGATGATTCAACTGCTGCAGCCGATCGCGCTTGACTTCCTCGCTCAACTGGCTTTCCCACAGAGCGGCTGGCGTCCCAGGCCGAGGGGAATAGGCTGCTGTGTTCAATTGGTCAAAGCCAATCTCCGCCACTAACTTGAGGGTGTTCTGGAACTGAGCCTCGGTTTCCCCCGGAAAGCCCACGATCGCATCAGCACTGATGGACGCATCCGGCATGTACTCCCGAATGGTATCGATGATGCGACGGTATTTCTCCTGGGTATAGCCCCTGGCCATGGCTTTCAACACGTCATTGTCCCCCGATTGGAAGGGAATGTGAAAGTGTTCACACACCTTGGGCAACTCAGCACAAGCCTGGATCAGGCGTTCCGTGAAATAGCGGGGGTGGCTGGTGGCAAACCGAATCCGCTCAATTCCGGGTACATCATGAACGGAGTAGAGCAGATCGGTGAGGGTGTGCAGGTGCCTGCCCTCCACTGTGACTCCAGGAAGATCTCGCCCATAGGCATCGATATTCTGCCCCAGCAGGGTGACTTCCTTGAACCCCTGCCGTCCCAGATCTTCCATGTCTGCCCGAATCGCTTCCGGGGTGCGTGACTGTTCTACTCCCCGCACGTTCGGCACCACGCAGTAAGTACAGCGCTCATTACAGCCATAGATCACGTTCACCCAAGCCGTTACCGTACTATCCCGGCGGGGTTTCGTGATGTCTTCAAAAATATGAATGGGGTCAGTGGCAACCACCTGATTGCCGCTAAAAACCTGTTCCAGCAAATCCTGTAGCCGATTGGCATGTTGGGGACCCATCACCAGGTCCAGCTCAGGCACCCGGCGCAGCAGCGCCTCTCCCTCTTGTTGCGCCACACAACCTGCCACCACTAAGGTCAGATCAGGCTGTTCATGCTTCCGTTTCGCCTGTCGCCCCAGGTAAGAGTAAACCTTTTGTTCCGCATTATCTCGAATGGTGCAGGTGTTATAGAGGATGAGATTTGCCTCTTCAGGCAGTTCTGACCACTGAAACCCCATTTCCTCCAGAATACCGGCCATCCGTTCAGAATCGGCCTTGTTCATCTGGCAGCCAAAGGTGGTGATGTGGTAACGGCGGGAAGGGGTGGTCATGGATGGAGAGGGTAGAGTCGTTAAGTCTAATATTATAGAATTGCCCGATCGGGGATCTCCTCCTGGCTCCAATAAAAAAGCTGCTGCACCCTGATGGGACCCAGCAGCCTGCTATAGAGTCACTCCGCCAGAATGATCCTGGCAAAAGTTATTGTTTGAGCCTACGCAACCTTCTGTCCCCGTCGTTGCAGCAGCGTTGCAGCGCCGATCGCGCCGATCGCAGCCAGACCCGCAATCGTCCCAGCCTCAGGCACCGCCGTCCTGAAGGCATGGTTGTCGGTTTCGAAGGCAATTCCACTGGAATCCATGACCACAGTATCGAAGAATTCCCCCGCACCGTCAGCCGCAAAGTTATAGTAGAAGCCCTTGCTCTGGTCCCCATTGGCCACTGTGTTAGCCAGGGCAGCCAGTTGAGTCCCCCCAAAAGTTCCTACTGTAACCCCTTTGGAGAGAAACTTAATCGAGTTGTAGCTATCCAGGGAACCGGCATAGAAGCCAAAGTATTTGAGATCCTGACTTGCGGTAATTGTGATAGGGCCACTAGCTCCCACCACACCACTGCCTTTAGGAGAAATAGTCAGGTATTTGGACCCATCTCCAGGAGGAGCGGCATACTGTCCCCCAACATTCCCCTGCACAACTGTCGCTCCGGCGGAGTAGGTCAGTAAGCTGGGAATCGGTTCGTCAAAGGTAACGGTAACTGCACCTGGAACAGAAGACTTCAACCCTTCACCGGGAGCAGGGGTTCCTCCGATCGAGAGGGTGTAAGCATTAGCTGCACCAGCACCCAGGCCCAACATCAAAGAAGCTGCAGTAAAAACAATAGACCACTTATTCATCACGACAATGCCCTCTTTTAGGATTAGGGAAACACACGGAAATTAGCCAGTATTAAAAAATGCTTCGAACGGGAAGACTTGCATATCTGTTGTGCTGAAGCAGAGCAGCAACCAACAAAATAATTTTGAAATCCCGTTTCCAGAGCACCCCATCAAACTCCGCTGCCAGGGGAAGCTTGTCAGCATAAAAGCTCGCCTGAGTAAAATTTGCCACAATCCGAATCAGTAATCTAAGGCTTTCTATGTAGCTTTACGCACAAAATACAAATTCAGTGTCTTCTTTAAAGGCTCTAAAGAGAAAGCGATTCCTTCACCAGAAAATCACAATGGGAAGCATTGCAGCTAACCAGGCTTAGCCAGCATCTGCATCTTCTGGCGTGTCAATGTAGTCTATTGTGATATCATGTAGTACATACTCATCGGATAGTCACAACAGATATGAGCCTGATCACGCTTCAGCTTGGCTAATCTAATCCTTTGTTGCAGAGCCTTAATTTCCCACACCCCACCTGCAGATTGATGGTTAGCAGGCATTAAACAACCAAGAGCTTTGTCGATGCATTAGACCACAGCCCTATCCCCATCCTTCTCCGGGCAATCATGAGTTGCCCCCTATTCCTGCATCAGACTCTACAGAAGAATGAGGTTTTTCATGCCACAGCAACCTTATTTATTGGCTGAGGGATTAGCCTATGAACTATCCCCCGATCGCACCCTTTTCAAAAATGTGCAGGTCAGTCTGGCAGCCAGTCAAGCCCATGTCGCTTTAGTGGGTAAAAACGGCGTCGGTAAATCGACCCTCTTGCAAATTCTGGCCGGACAGATTACTCCGACCGCTGGTTCCGTTCAACGGCAGGGCTCTGTCTATTACCTACCTCAAATTAGCACCATCCGGCAGCACCTGGAACAGACATCCGTCTTGAACTTTTTGATTGGTCTTTCGGAGGACTGGTGGAGCATCACCAATCTCCTGGAAAGCCAGTTTCACACCAATCTAGATCTTGTCCTGCCGATCGCCCAATTGAGTGGGGGTGAACTGACGAAACTATTTCTGGCGATCGGATTAGCCCAGGAACCCAATGTTCTGTTGCTGGATGAGCCGACTAATCACATGGATTATCTAGCTCTGGAGGAATTACAGCAGGTTCTGAAACAGTTCCAGGGCGCATTCATCCTGGTTTCCCACAAACCGTTTTTTCTGGATCAAGTGACCACCACCACCTGGGAATTAACCCCTGATGGTCTGGTCGTTTACGGCGGGAAGTTTTCAGCTTACCGGGAACAGAAACGCACTGAACTGGAAGCAAAGCTGCGATCGCATGAAGTTGCCCAGAAAGAACTGAAACGAGCCCAGAGAAATGCTCAGCAAGAACAACAGCGGGTCGCTCGATCCCGGCAATATGGTCGTCAACACCTTGCTAACAGCATGCCTAAAATTCTGGCTGGCACTTACCAGCGCAGAGCCGAAGTCACGGCAGGAAAACTGAAACAAACCCATGAGGCTGCCATCACAGAGGCCACTCAGAAAGTAGCCGTAACTAAAGTCAGAACCCATAAAACCACAATCATTCACCTGAAAGAGCAGGGTCAAAAACACAAGACTTTGATCGACATTCAAGGGGCAAATCTCTGGGTAGAGAATCGGCTACTGATCCAGGCCCTTCAATTGCATCTGGTATCTGGAGATCGGATGGCGATCGCAGGAGCCAATGGTTCTGGCAAATCCAGCCTGGCTAACGCCATCCTCCAGCGCTCTAACACCCCAGCTCTATTGGAGTCTGGAGAAGTGTTCCTGTCTCCCAGGATGCATGTGGTGTATCTCGATCAAACCTATGAGCTGGTGAATCGCCATCTCACTGTTCTGGAGAACATGCAGGCCACCAATCCAGATCTGGAGTATCAATGGGTCCGCCAGCAATTGGGGCATTTCCTCTTTTTCAACCAGGATGTGGATAAATCAGCATCCTGGTTAAGTGGGGGAGAACTGGCACGATTGGCTCTGGCCATGATCAGCGTCTCTGAAATTGATTGGCTGATTCTGGATGAACCGACCAACAACCTGGACATCACAACTGTTGATCAAATGGTAGATGCTGTGAATGAGTACCATGGGGCATTGTGGGTAATTTCTCATGACCTAGACTTTCTCAGTCGGATTAATATTACCCACGCCTTCAAAATAGCCGATCAAAGGCTGCGGAGAACCACATACCTGCCCCAGCAGTCAGCCCAGTATTATCAAGAATTGCTGGGTTAATCGTTTGCCGACCCTAGCCCGCCCCTGCTTTCTAGTGCCTGACCCGATGCAACCGGCCATCTCGCAACTGGACGACGGGAAAGTTAGACTGACGTACCAGGTGCTCATCATGGGTTGTAACGATAATCGTGATACCCACCGCATGTAACTTCTTCAAAATCTTGATCACCTGCCAGGAATTATCCGGATCCAGGTTACCTGTCGGCTCATCTGCCAGCAGGAGGGGCGGCGTTGCAACCACGGCACGGGCAATACTCACCCGTTGCTGTTCCCCTCCGGAAAGTTCATCTGGAAAACAATCCGCCTTCTCCAACAGACCGACCATTTTCAGGGTGGGTGGCAATCGACGCAAAATTTCACTGCGGGCATATCCCTGGGCCTGCAACACGAAGGCTACGTTCTCCCTGACCGTACGCCGGGGAATCAACTTGTAGTCTTGAAACACAATCCCAATTCGTCGCCGCAACATGGCCAGACGGTTTCCCCGTAAAGGCGCAACCGAGCCCCCCTCAACCAACACCTCACCCTGACTGGGGTGCTCAGCACCGTAGATCAATTTCAACAGGGTAGATTTTCCAGCCCCAGAGGGACCTGTAATAAAGAGAAAATCTCCCTGCTTGATCTCCAGATTGACTCCCAGCAACCCCCGACTGCCATTGCTGTAAATTTTGTTGACATCCCGAAATTGAACCATGGGAATGATCGCAGTCGGATTTTGAGCGATCTGATTGCCGGAAAGGGGAGGAACTTGACGGGGAGGAGCTTGATGCATAAATCTACTGGGGGATGCTGCGCGAGTCTCCTGCAAGTTATACCTCAAACCTCTTTCATACACCAGTCCTCACGATCGACAGGCAAACAACCCGGTCTCTGTCACCACTGCGGTGACCGGCACATCCCAGGACTCCACCGGTAATGTTTCCAGGCGAGCAAACTCAAACATGACCGCAATCGTGGTCTTTTCCTGCCAGGGGGGTGTACTGAGGAGGCGATCGTAAAACCCGCCCCCATATCCCAACCGATAGCCCCGGCGATCGCAGGCCAGGGCTGGAATCAACAGCAGGTCAACAGACTCTGGCACAATCATTGGGGCATCGGCATGGGGTTCCAGAATCTTATATGGACCTAGCTGTAAGGGAGGAGTATCTGCTGGTCGCCACTGGTGCCAGACCAGATCAGGCCCCACACAGCGGGGAAACCCCCAGGTCTGGTTACTCTCGAACAGGGAGCTGAGATCCGGTTCCTGACGGGCACTGAAGTAGGCCAGGATGGTTTTTGCCTGAGTAAAGATAGAGAAGGATTGTAACTGTTGGCAGAGACGCAGACTTTTCTCCTGCCACACCGATTTAGGAAGAGCCTGCCTTGCAGCCAGGAGCGATCGCCGCAACGCCTGTTTCGACTCTCGAGACTCCGTCATTCTTCCTTCTGGGACTGTTGCATCAAATAGTCCAACGCCCGATCGATGCGATCAAGGGAAGCATTGGTCGTGCACCGAAAATCCAGGATGGCCTCCTGTTCCTGAACAAACATCTGCAGCAACATGGCCTGACCTTCCCTCAGGTCGTTGACAGACACTCTTAGATCACCCACGGAAACCTGTAATTCACTGCCTGCTTCTCTCATCTCACTGATAGAAACCCGCAACTCGCTCACAGAGACCCGCAACTCGCTCACAGAACTTTTTAATTCACTAATTGCTGTAGCATTGGCCGCTACGATCATGGTTAACTGTCTCAGTTGCTGATCCATGGCCAAATCATTGGCCATTAATCGATCTAGTTGGTCATCAGTCCAACGTTCCACACCCATATCCCGTCTCTTGCTCCAAGCTGGTATCGCTACCTTCCCATGCCAGCAGGTTCTGATGAACCGTAAACCTGGCTGAATAAATTGAGTGTATCGCAGGTTCAACACTTGCATTTATACGAATGATCAGGTCAGGATATCTATCCATCTCCCTTCTGTGGTGACTTTATGAGGATACACAACTTAACCCGGCGTCAGGCTCTATGGATGATGGGCGGAACGATCGCCGGAATCAGCCTGCATGCCTGCACAACCCCTTCTGGCCAGCAATCTGTAGTCCCTGCTTCTAACGAAACTCCTTTAAAGGCATCCATGGCCGTCACCACCTGGATCGGCAATGCTCCTATCTACATCGCCCGGGAAAAAGGCTTTTATCAAGAATTGGGACTAGAACTGGATATTAAGGTCTTTGATATCGTTGCCCAGGCTTTTCCAGCCCTCACGTCTGGGCAGATGAATGGTCTGGCTCCTGTGATTTCTGAGGCCATTACCCTGGCAGCCCAGGGGGCAGATTTTCGGATTGTTTTGGTGGAAGATACTTCTCTGGGCGCAGATGTGGTTCTGGCCCGCAATAGCATTGGCAGCATCCAGGACTTTAAAGGCAAGAAGATTGCGGTGGAATTGGGTGGGATTGGCCATTTCTTCCTGTTACAGATTCTGGCTGAGGTCGGGCTCAGGGAGCAGGATGTGATGCTGATCAATACCGCTCCGGATGCTGCTGCAGCGGCATGGCAGGCTGGTCGGATTGAGATCGCTTACAGCTATTCCCCCTTCTACGAGAAGGCCCTGGCAACTCAGAAAGATGGCCGTGTCATCTACAGTTCCAAACAGATGCCAACAGCGATCGTCGATATTTACGTCTTTAATACCCGCTTCATTGAAACTAATCCTAAAGCCATTTCAACCTTTATCCAGGGTCATTTTAAGGGGTTAGAGTTTCTTCAGAACAATCCCAAAGAAGCCCTGCCTATTATGGCCAGACAGTTGAAAATCACACCCGAGGAATTGGAGCCCCAATTAAAAGGAATTCAAATTCCCGACCTGAAAATGAATCGGGCCATGCTGGGAGATCCAAATAGCAATTTATACTTGCTGAAACCAATGACCGAGATGGCAAAGTTTTTAAAGGAGCAGGGCAAAATTCCCAAAATTCCTGACCTTTCAAAGCTGCTCGATCCACAATTTGTCAACGCCTTGTAAGCCAGTTATGGTTTACCAGTCTGCCCGGATAGATCACTCAGACAAAAACCAGCCCCGATCGCCATCAAGACAGCAGCAGCCAGTAATGATTCTGTCACTGGTTCTTGCAGGAGCAGGGTGGCGAAAGCCGCCCCTGCAAAAGGAACCAGCGACAGATATGCCCCCGTTTTAGCCGCCCCTAGGTAGCGCAGGGACAGGGTAAAACACCAGATGGCCAGACCATAACACAAGAGGCCAGCCCCAAAGACCTGCAGAATGACTATGGGTGGAGGAAAAGATTGACCTATGCTGAGGGCGATCGTAATATCAATCAGCCCAGCCATCAGATTTCTGAGCATGGCCACCTGCAGGGAATCTCGGATGGCAATCTTTCGGGTCAGGTTACCATCCAGAGCCCATAATAAACAGGTACCCAGGACAGCCAGAGTGCCCAGAGACAGGCCAATGCGGCTGGGATCAGCCCCTGACAAAACAGCACCACCCGCAGTAATGATGACAATACCCAGCAGCACCCTCCAGTGCCAGGGTTCCCGAAACACAGTCCAGGCGAGGATTGCCGTAAACACACTTTCAAAATTCAATAGCAGGGACGCTGTAGAGGCCGTCACCTGAGTCAGCCCAATCATTAACAAAATCGGAGCCAGCACCCCCCCTGAGATCGTCGCTGCCATGAACCAACCCAGATCAGACTTCTGTAGTCCTGCGTCTGGCTTTCTTACCCCCTTTGCCATCAAGTAAAACAGGAGAAGCCCTAAACCAGCTCCCAGGAACAGTAATCCTGCCAGCATGACCGGCTGAATGTAGCTCACGAAAATTTTGGCGATCGAAGTGTTGATACTGAAGAAAAAAACGGTGGCCAGAGCAAACCAAATACCTGAGACAGAAGATGTAGAGTTTGGAGAGGTCACTATGTTTTAAGGTGTCAGAGTTAACGACCACCAGCAAGAAACACAATCCTGCATAAGGGCATAATGCATTGTGCCCATAAAGAGCTAGATCCCTAATAACACGTACACTCACCTTAATCAAAGGTATAAAGTATCGCTGCCTGCAACCATCTCAAGGGGCAGATCACGACAAAAATTTGACAGCAACCCTCGAAAAGAGGTTAGAGACTCATTAGAAAATAACAGACCCTGTTTGATGATAGGCGAATGCTCCTTACTTCTGCAGCCAGGTTAGCTACTCCTGACATAGTTCAAAGAGATTGTTGCTTTATCGTGAACCGATTAGCGATCGAAGGCCCCTGAAATATAATCCTGCAACACCAACTGGTAGCTTCCTGCAACCACAGGCTGCCCTAATTGAATAACAGACTTCATCGGATCCGGACGCTCCTGTTCTTGAACGATCGGCAAGGGTTGAATGTGCCTGACCGGAACACGCCGACAACAAACGAGGGCAACATCAAAGCGACAGGGTAGTTCGGCCAGGTCGGGATGGTCTCCCAGAAACGATCGGGCCGACAGCCAGAGCTTCTGCTGCTTCTTGGGCGTAATGGAGAGGAGACCATCCGCATCCCAGTTCCTGTAACTGCGTGTCTTGACCTCGAGAAAAGCCAGCACTGGCTGTCCTGGAGATTGCCCTGTTGGGTCCCAACGAGCAATCAAGTCAATCTCACCCCAACGACAATGCCAGCGCCGGTAAAGCACCATCCAACCCTGTTGTTGCAACCAGCGGGATACCAGGTCTTCTCCCAAGGCTCCAATATCGGAATCACGGCGACTCAGGGCAGGATTGGTAGAACTCATAGGTTCAGATCAGTGACAGCACCTACACTACTGGAAGAGACCAATTTGGCATATTTCGCCAGCACTCCTCGAGTGTATCGAGGTTGGGGTGGTTGCCAGGCCGCCCGGCGACGAGTTAGTTCTTCATCCGGAACATTGAGCTGCAGCAGTCGGGCTGGCGCATCGATCGTAATCATATCCCCTTCCTGAACAAGGGCGATCGTGCCTCCTACAGCTGCTTCTGGAGCCACATGCCCCACGACCATACCGTAGGTTCCACCGGAGAACCGTCCATCGGTGATCAGGCCCACACTATCCCCCAAGCCTGCCCCAATAATGGCTGAGGTAGGAGCCAGCATCTCTCGCATCCCAGGCCCCCCTTTGGGTCCCTCATAACGGATTACTAGCACATCTCCAGCTTTAATTTGGCCCGCCAGAATTGCCTGCAGACAATCTTCTTCCGACTCAAACACCCGAGCTGGCCCCGTAATCTGGGGGTTTTTCACTCCCGTAATCTTGGCAACAGCCCCTTCCGTCGCAAGATTGCCCCGGAGGATAGCCAGGTGCCCCTGAGGATACATGGGATTGCTCCAGGGCCGAATCACATCCTGATCCGGACGGGGCTCAGTTGGAACCTCTGCCAGTACTTCTGCAACCGTCTGGCCCGTAATCGTCAGCGCATCTCCATGCAGAAGCCCATGGCTCAGCAGCATTTTCATCACCTGCGGAATACCACCAGCTTTGTGGAGATCGGTGGCAACATACCGCCCGGAAGGTTTCAGATCACAAATCACAGGAACCCGTCCCCGGATCGCCTCAAAATCGTCCAGGGTTAAGTCCACCCCGATCGCACGGGAGATGGCCAGCAAATGCAGCACCGCATTCGTCGATCCCCCCACTGCCATAATCACCGAGATAGCATTTTCAAACGCCTTCCGGGTGAGGATTTGCTGAGGCAAAATTTGCTTGCGAATGGCATCCATCAACACAAAAGCTGATTTCTCAGCACTATCAGACTTTTCCTCGTCTTCAGC includes:
- the miaB gene encoding tRNA (N6-isopentenyl adenosine(37)-C2)-methylthiotransferase MiaB, with translation MTTPSRRYHITTFGCQMNKADSERMAGILEEMGFQWSELPEEANLILYNTCTIRDNAEQKVYSYLGRQAKRKHEQPDLTLVVAGCVAQQEGEALLRRVPELDLVMGPQHANRLQDLLEQVFSGNQVVATDPIHIFEDITKPRRDSTVTAWVNVIYGCNERCTYCVVPNVRGVEQSRTPEAIRADMEDLGRQGFKEVTLLGQNIDAYGRDLPGVTVEGRHLHTLTDLLYSVHDVPGIERIRFATSHPRYFTERLIQACAELPKVCEHFHIPFQSGDNDVLKAMARGYTQEKYRRIIDTIREYMPDASISADAIVGFPGETEAQFQNTLKLVAEIGFDQLNTAAYSPRPGTPAALWESQLSEEVKRDRLQQLNHLVSQQAAERSQRYLGRVEEVLVEDRNPKDPGQVMGRTRGNRLTYFPGDLTGLKGCLIPVRITEVRAFSLTGEPVGNL
- the abc-f gene encoding ribosomal protection-like ABC-F family protein; translated protein: MPQQPYLLAEGLAYELSPDRTLFKNVQVSLAASQAHVALVGKNGVGKSTLLQILAGQITPTAGSVQRQGSVYYLPQISTIRQHLEQTSVLNFLIGLSEDWWSITNLLESQFHTNLDLVLPIAQLSGGELTKLFLAIGLAQEPNVLLLDEPTNHMDYLALEELQQVLKQFQGAFILVSHKPFFLDQVTTTTWELTPDGLVVYGGKFSAYREQKRTELEAKLRSHEVAQKELKRAQRNAQQEQQRVARSRQYGRQHLANSMPKILAGTYQRRAEVTAGKLKQTHEAAITEATQKVAVTKVRTHKTTIIHLKEQGQKHKTLIDIQGANLWVENRLLIQALQLHLVSGDRMAIAGANGSGKSSLANAILQRSNTPALLESGEVFLSPRMHVVYLDQTYELVNRHLTVLENMQATNPDLEYQWVRQQLGHFLFFNQDVDKSASWLSGGELARLALAMISVSEIDWLILDEPTNNLDITTVDQMVDAVNEYHGALWVISHDLDFLSRINITHAFKIADQRLRRTTYLPQQSAQYYQELLG
- a CDS encoding DMT family transporter, which produces MTSPNSTSSVSGIWFALATVFFFSINTSIAKIFVSYIQPVMLAGLLFLGAGLGLLLFYLMAKGVRKPDAGLQKSDLGWFMAATISGGVLAPILLMIGLTQVTASTASLLLNFESVFTAILAWTVFREPWHWRVLLGIVIITAGGAVLSGADPSRIGLSLGTLAVLGTCLLWALDGNLTRKIAIRDSLQVAMLRNLMAGLIDITIALSIGQSFPPPIVILQVFGAGLLCYGLAIWCFTLSLRYLGAAKTGAYLSLVPFAGAAFATLLLQEPVTESLLAAAVLMAIGAGFCLSDLSGQTGKP
- a CDS encoding 5-formyltetrahydrofolate cyclo-ligase yields the protein MTESRESKQALRRSLLAARQALPKSVWQEKSLRLCQQLQSFSIFTQAKTILAYFSARQEPDLSSLFESNQTWGFPRCVGPDLVWHQWRPADTPPLQLGPYKILEPHADAPMIVPESVDLLLIPALACDRRGYRLGYGGGFYDRLLSTPPWQEKTTIAVMFEFARLETLPVESWDVPVTAVVTETGLFACRS
- the ilvD gene encoding dihydroxy-acid dehydratase, which gives rise to MRENLRSQIVTQGVQRSPNRAMLRAVGFGDSDFTKPIVGIANGYSTITPCNVGLNILAQRAEVGAKTAGAMPQMFGTITISDGISMGTEGMKYSLVSREVIADSIETVCNGQSMDGVLAIGGCDKNMPGAMIAIARMNIPAIFVYGGTIKPGHYAGRDLTVVSSFEAVGQYSAGKLSQDELLNVERHACPGPGSCGGMYTANTMSSAFEAMGMSLMYSSTMAAEDEEKSDSAEKSAFVLMDAIRKQILPQQILTRKAFENAISVIMAVGGSTNAVLHLLAISRAIGVDLTLDDFEAIRGRVPVICDLKPSGRYVATDLHKAGGIPQVMKMLLSHGLLHGDALTITGQTVAEVLAEVPTEPRPDQDVIRPWSNPMYPQGHLAILRGNLATEGAVAKITGVKNPQITGPARVFESEEDCLQAILAGQIKAGDVLVIRYEGPKGGPGMREMLAPTSAIIGAGLGDSVGLITDGRFSGGTYGMVVGHVAPEAAVGGTIALVQEGDMITIDAPARLLQLNVPDEELTRRRAAWQPPQPRYTRGVLAKYAKLVSSSSVGAVTDLNL
- a CDS encoding ABC transporter substrate-binding protein; the encoded protein is MRIHNLTRRQALWMMGGTIAGISLHACTTPSGQQSVVPASNETPLKASMAVTTWIGNAPIYIAREKGFYQELGLELDIKVFDIVAQAFPALTSGQMNGLAPVISEAITLAAQGADFRIVLVEDTSLGADVVLARNSIGSIQDFKGKKIAVELGGIGHFFLLQILAEVGLREQDVMLINTAPDAAAAAWQAGRIEIAYSYSPFYEKALATQKDGRVIYSSKQMPTAIVDIYVFNTRFIETNPKAISTFIQGHFKGLEFLQNNPKEALPIMARQLKITPEELEPQLKGIQIPDLKMNRAMLGDPNSNLYLLKPMTEMAKFLKEQGKIPKIPDLSKLLDPQFVNAL
- a CDS encoding YraN family protein, translated to MSSTNPALSRRDSDIGALGEDLVSRWLQQQGWMVLYRRWHCRWGEIDLIARWDPTGQSPGQPVLAFLEVKTRSYRNWDADGLLSITPKKQQKLWLSARSFLGDHPDLAELPCRFDVALVCCRRVPVRHIQPLPIVQEQERPDPMKSVIQLGQPVVAGSYQLVLQDYISGAFDR
- a CDS encoding D-alanine--D-alanine ligase family protein, coding for MAKLQVGLLFGGRSGEHEVSIRSAQAIAQALRTDANAAAYTVLPFYIRKDGYWEAGSIAQQVLETAVPLATPSAHLSAQARWQFPGEAADIEVWFPILHGPNGEDGTIQGLLQLNQVPFVGSAVLASAAGMDKIAMKTVFAQAGLPQVKYVMVERAQIWSNPCIYPKLCDEIEAALGYPCFVKPANLGSSVGISKVRTRAQLEAALDSAASYDRRLIVEAGVPSPREVECAILGNDQPRASVIGEITYQSDFYDYETKYTEGKADLMIPADLPPAIGEQIQTMAIQAFRAIDAAGLARVDFFYVQATEEVFLNEINTLPGFTATSMYPRLWEATGVTFPDLVHQLVQLALERNRPLEL
- the ftsE gene encoding cell division ATP-binding protein FtsE, with translation MHQAPPRQVPPLSGNQIAQNPTAIIPMVQFRDVNKIYSNGSRGLLGVNLEIKQGDFLFITGPSGAGKSTLLKLIYGAEHPSQGEVLVEGGSVAPLRGNRLAMLRRRIGIVFQDYKLIPRRTVRENVAFVLQAQGYARSEILRRLPPTLKMVGLLEKADCFPDELSGGEQQRVSIARAVVATPPLLLADEPTGNLDPDNSWQVIKILKKLHAVGITIIVTTHDEHLVRQSNFPVVQLRDGRLHRVRH